TTAATGAGATCATCCCAGTTAATTGGGGAGAAGAAGATGTGATTCTTAATCTCCATCtgttacagagagaaaaatagattCATTCAGACTCAAGCTAATGCAAGCAGCATGGCCTAGTCATCCTCCCGAGCCGCCTGCAGGCACCGGCCGGTTTGCACTTACAAAGTCCTCCTTGGCGCCAAGCCTCTTTGTCCTATCCTTCTGCAAGAGGCCTTCCAGGAGATGTCTAGCCGAGTTGGTAATATTTGGCTTCAGCTGCAAGGGTTTGTTCAAGATGTTGTCGTACATTTCTGCCGTGTTCCTGCTGTAGAAGGGCGGCTGTGGGAACGGGAAAGGAGAGACCCAGGTTAATGAGGCTGACAGGCGGGCACGGGGGAAGGACGAGTAAGCTAGTTTGATCTGTCACGAAGGATTCGTTGCTTACCAGGCCATAAAGCATCTCATACAGGACTGCTCCAAGGCACCACCAGTCCACAGTCCGGTCATAGGGCTGCTTATGAAGAACTTCAGGAGCAAGATACTGTGTAAGAGAAGGAAGAGAGCCGCGTTAGCCAAAGGGATCTTTATAATTAGTAAAGCCTCCCCATTCCTGAATGAAAGCAGCTTACTGAATCCCAGCAATATCTAAGCTACCGGAAAGCTACAAGCTCTTTATCAACAGGGAGACGGCTCGAGAGCTGTCCTTTCCTGCTCAACAAGCTCTACATGTCCTACATGTCCTCACTGGCAACCTGACATTACAAGACCCGTAATACCCCCTGCTTGTCTAACCAGCCGTAAATATACGTGGGAGATGTCAGTTTTCACTGACGAGGATGGCACTTGCCACCGCTCTGCGAGTGGCGGGCTGAGGGCTGGCCGTACCTCCGGTGTGCCGCAGAAGGTGGAGGTCGTGCCATTGTGctcaatgttttctttgcagagtcCAAAGTCAGTCAAGACAATGTGCCCCTGCGAATCGAGCAGGATATTCTCCGGCTTCAAGTCGCTGTAGGAAGAGATGAAAGAAGACAAGCGTTCGTTAGAGGAGCTACAGTGAGCATATTTTAGGTGCAATTGCTTACAGAACTTCAGTAAGTCACAAAAAAATATTAGAAGCAATTCTGAGCTCGTATAGAGATCAACTTTTCAATGCTTATTCAACAAAGCATGTGGTTTTTTTAGTCCAACAAACTGAACAAAGCTGCTTACCGATAAACAATGTTCAGGGAGTGCAGGTAGCCCAGTGCACTGGCAATTTCAGCAGCGTAAAATCGGGCTCTCGGCTCCAGGAAGCAACGCTCCCTCTGGAGATGGTAGAACAACTACAGGAGACAGAGAGAACAAAGTTGTGTAAGCGGCGCCAAAGCCTGTTAACAATGCACTTAATTAGACTCAACATATATAGCGAGGGAGAACAATAGCAGGAAATGGCCTAACGATCCTTTGGTAGTTCAAAACTTGGCAGGCTGGAAACATTCAGTCTAGTAACTTCTCCCCCATGACTTTTTCCCCTTGCAAGTCTTTTTCGTATAAAAGGAAGGGTGAAAAAGTCTACCCTACCACCGTGCACATGATAGGAAacactatttcattttcttactgCTTACCTCTCCACCATTGATGTAGTCCAGGACAAAATACAATTTGTCTGCAGTTTGGAAGGAAAAGTGAAGCCCGACCAGGAAGGGGTGTTTCACATTTTTCAGCAGGACATTGCGCTCTGACATGATGTGCTTCTCCTGAAAACACGAGAAATCATCAATGGTTAGTACACTTCCTCAGCAATAgcagtaaaaatatatttgatgGACATTGCAATGGCATCATGAAGAAGCAGCTTACCTCCTTCTTCTTCAGGATTGCTTTTTTCTGCAGGACTTTAACAGCATAGAACTGCTCTTCTGCCTTATGCCGTGCAAGGAGAACCTGAAAGAGGACAAAATCCCAGAACTGAGCAATACTGAAACACAGAACAACTTGTAAATACAACTGGAAACAAGCCTTTATGTTAACGGCTGAGCACTGCCACATCCCTCTAGTTCAATGTGCAAGCCCTTTGCTGGAAATGCCCAACACTATTACCACTGGCAGATAAATCTAGCCCAAAGTTTTTACGTCTAGTTCCCTTCCCCTCTAACAGCAAAGTATATATTCTTCCCAGCACCACAGCCTCCTCACTCCCTTGCTCTTTTATGACTCTTTCAAACGCAGCATCCtactccctctccccccagctaCCCAGGGAGCCAGGCACGGGGCACTGGGGCAGGCCCAGGTCTGGTTTAAATGACCACCATTTACCAAAGCCAGTACAAACCCAACCCTCAGGCATCACATGCAAGAGCTGAAGAGtaaataaattgcaaaaagaaGTTAGATTTACCTTCCCAAAACtgccttttccaatcacttttaagaaatggaaatctGATGGTTTGGCATGTGGGTTGGATGACGGACCAAGATTGATCTGCTGTGAAGGACTGGGCTAGAAAAATAACAGACAGAAGCCACATTTATTAAAACAGCTTGGTAGTGAGAGTCCCAATaatgtctcttttttaaaaaatataactaaaGTGACCTTGAAAGTGAAGATTAGCACTCATCACTAAAAATTTAATCTGGACCTCTGCCAGATATCTTAAACTGTTAGGTACTGCCTAAAGCGAGTATAACAGCCATAGTTTACTTAAAAGTTCTTGTTGATGTCTTAGCCACATTCCATAACGAAGCAAAAACCAATAaagcttacttttaaaattttttccccaTGTCCAGAAAAACTTTCAGTCTAACTTGATAACTCTTTTTCCGCAGTTACATCAGTGTGCTATGAGCTGAACTAAAGTAACACTCATGATGTAATTTTGCTACGCTTCTATTACCGGCTGACTTGATGTTCTAAAAATGCTTCACTGAGTACAATCTACTTACCGGAGGAGAAGGATTAGCATTCATAAGTTCAGGCTCTTGAGGCTGGGAGATTTTCAAGATAGACTGAACTTCAGGGCTGCAAGGATAAGAGCATGCATGATTAGAAGAGTTACCAGAAGCATCAGGCAGGTCTTTCCGCCAGAGGGCATGCACGTATCGTGAAAGATGAGTTTTGGTTTGGGCTATTACAGAAGGCAACTGAAACAATCTATTCGACTTAAGAAGTAAAATTAATCTACAAAAAGTAAATTCAGTCACACAAAAAGGTGTATTTATACAGTAAGTACAGTTCAAAATAGGGACGGGGCTCTAGAAATCCCATCCAACTCATTTCTCCCAAACCCAGCTCATGAAGATTTGTTGCCAAATGAGTAATACCTCAAGAAGATCAATTAACTCTTCCGTAACACTCATGCCAGAGGCATTGCAGTAAACAAACCATTTTTTTAAGTAGATCTCGCACTACATAGTGATATTCGTGACTGAAATCCAGCCAAAATTTCTGATACTTACTGCTTGCATGCGTAAGAGTTGGTGGCTATCTTCTGAATGAAGTCGTTTAGCCCCATTCTTCTCTGCTTCATGAAAGCTATAAagtaaaaggagaaataaaatcgTTAAACCATCCTGCGAGAAGTATCACAGCTCCCCGAGCATGCTCGGAGAAGCCCCCCGCCGCTCACCGATGAGGATGGCCACCATTCCCCTCATCTTCGAGTAGGTCAAGGTAGGACCAGACGCCTCGGCTGCTTTCACGGTCATTTTGGAGCGAGGCAGGGGGTGGGTAGAGATAAATAACGAGCGTACACCACCACCGGCTTCCCTGCACCGCACTGCCTCGGCGAGGCACCCGACGGCGCTTAAGTGGCGGCGGTGATGGGCgggaccggggcggggcggcgacgctcgtcccccccctccccgaagtCCCCGGAGGCGGCGCAGGCCGCCTCCGGGGActtcgcgggggggggggggaagatacGACCGTCGCCGCCCTTGCCACCTCCCTACTTTGGGTGCACCCTCCGGGCgagcacccccctcccccccagcatccccaccgtGCAGAGCATCCATGAGCAAACGCatcaaatccctttttttttttttttgcacagcaaaCTCCCTTAGCCCGTCTCTCTTTGCCCCCCCTTCTTTTCCCGGCCCTTCTTTATTTTTTGCGGTTATATAAAGGTGAAATCTGGCTCTGTCCTGGATGAGCACCTCTTCCTAAAGCgtgtcccccctcctccccacagcccGCGTCCGCTCCCGGgacccgccgccggcccgccggcccgccgccccgggTGAGCGGCGATAAGGGACGCTGACGTTTCCTTGAAGGAGCCGCAGTGACTCAGGAGAACAAGATTTCCTGCCCGGttttcaataaaacaaacaaatgtccCTCCTGTGCACTGCCCTGATCCCGGCTGGGACATTAccgaaagggaaaaggaaaaaaaaaaagtctttttttaatgtcaaaaagggaagcaaaggaaaaaataaaatcccagtcCCCTGAACTTGGAGGAGAGGGCAGAGATCTGATTCTAGAAAAGGTGGGGAGATGACGGAGGACTGCACAAgtgcaaaagggggggggggggcgggaatccACCAGAAAACAGCCCCGCTCCGCAGTTTTTGTTTCCACTGTACACGGTCATCTGGGAACACCATGTGCCTTAATTGCTCAGTCGCTTCCTTGCGGGCGCACCGTGGGCGCGTCACGAGCGCTGGTGCATGCACGAAGGACAACGTGCAACGATGCTgccggggaccccccgccccgaggggcGCAGGCGGGCACGGCGAACGGTATCATGGCCTCCCCCCTGATCCTCCCCGCGGTGCGCATCCCCACCTGCCGTGGGGTGCCGGGCTCCTGCGCGCTACAGGCGGGTGGAACTTTCCACCCGACGGGGCGTTTATTCCTGCGCGTATTTCGCCTTGCTCTCTGAGCGAAGGGCGCTGGGCTGCGGCCAGCGGCTCCAGCTGCAacctgccccccttccccccccccgcccggagcccttttttttaatctttttttttttgttatctctacacccgctgctgctgcctccccccgcagccgccgccggccgctGGGCGGCATCCCTTGGCAGCTGCCTGTACCGTCTgcctcggggggggggtgatggcaGGCACCCCAGCACTGCAGCCGTCAAAGGCTGCAGCTCGCCGTGAGCAGCAAGACGGATGACTCGGAGTAGAGAGATGACCCCTGCGAGGGGGGTCGCAAAGCGCCGCAAAGGCTTTACAGCAAAGAGGGATGTTTGCCGGCTCCGCTGGTCTCTGCACCGAGCCGCCGGTGTCCTTCCCGGAGCGGAGGggggccctgcccagccccgccgccacgGTGCGGGGGAGTGCAAGGGAGCCGGCGCCAGGGAAGGAAGGGGCGACGGGAGAAGCAAGGAAGAGCCGGCTGCGGCTGGCGGGGCTCTAGCTTCTCCCACTTGTTGCTTTCCGCACTCTGTTGCAAAAACTGCCACTCTCATTAATGGAAGCGGAgacgaaaaaaaaaaccccaaaaaacaaacacaaaaatctaAACAACCCAAAAACTCAAAAACTTGATAGATTTGTATAGGAGCAGCCAGGTTCCTCTGCCCCTTCTGGACTGCTTTCAGAgtgctgctgtttaaaaacaactCGAGCCCCAGTTTTGAGGGTAACCGGAGTTCCCgtcccccgcccgccgctcccctgGCATCTCCCTCCGGCCCCAAGGACGTGGCGTCCCGCAGCCGGGCCGGCGGCGCAGCCTCCCCGCTGCACTCACGCCAGCTGTGCGCGGGGGCGAGCGTCTCCCAGCCCCCGGGCAGGCTCCGGCACAGCCTCCCCCGCTCTTCTGCACAACCTGCCGCGGGCTGCAacccatttccctcctccccgctccgccgcggCCCCCACGCTGCCTGCAAATGCCCACGGCGCAGCCCGAGCGCGGTCCCaccgctgcccgccgctgcccccgctccGGCCGGTTAACCACCGCCCTCGTCCCCGCTTTGCACCGGTCCTTTTGCAAGGGCTCCGCTGCTCTTGCCAAGTCACCTGGCCCCTTTGCGTGCCAAACGTTGTACCCCGCACgcacccccctgcatcccccggTGCCCAGCTCCGCGGTGGCCCCGCTGTTGGAGGGCTTATTTCCCCCGTGGGGAGCAGTTTTCCTGCCAGGACAGGGTGTTCCGCCGGCAGAGCGGTGAACCCACCTTTCAGCGACGACTTCTCCTCTTTGCCCCTCATCTCGCTCCCTGCCGAgaccccgggcgcggcgcggcagcgCTGAGGCTGTGGCTGGGCTCCCGGCCCGCCGCTGTAATCCCAAATAACTCCCCTTCCTGGCCGGGCGGCccggaggcaggagggaggcggCGAGGGCGGCGAGGCCGGCCGCCGCTCCCGCTGACCCGTCTATGGACGCAATATCGAGGGCAGCTGACATGCAGGAGCGTTATAAAGTTCAGCACGGGCCGCCCCGCACACCCTGCCCCGTTGCAACATCGCCCTCAAAATTACCGTAATcagcgcgcacacacacgcacacgcgggcgggggggggcactcCGGCCCCAATTGACCTGCCGGCAGTGGCCAACCCTGCCCCACGGAAGGAGGCTCTGCCCACGCTCCCCCCCGCCACGGCGCGGTGAGAGCTGCCGCGCACCCACGGCGCGGGTCCCGCTCCCCCAAAAAGGCTCCGCGCCAGGACGGGcagaggcggggcggggggctgccgctgcccgcggggggcggagggctgcggctgccggccgGGCTTCCCCGGCGGCCGGATAGCGCCGGGGCGGGACCGGCGCCCCGCTCCGACCCGGCACCCCGCGCCTTCCGCCGGCAGCGCCccggcggcgccccccgcccgcgcggctccgctcccccgccgcccgccacggcccggcccggcccggcccggcgccgcgcaccccggccgcgccccgccgcgaGAAACCGCTGTCCCTCCGTCCGTCCCTCCGTCCGTCCCTCCGTCCGGCACCCACCTGCCGGCCCCCGCAGCCGGCAGggccctcgccccctccccgtgCTGGAGGTGCAGCCGCTCCGCCGGCCCGTCGGCGGGCGCTTCACAGCACGGAGGTTTTTAATGTGGAAGGGAGGAATTCCTCCCAAAGGatgaattattataattattattattattattatttgtaattcACGCGGCGTTTTAAAGTCACAAACTGGGTTCTCAGAAGCCCGGGGTTTGGCTTAAAAGCCTGATTGTCCTAAGGTTgcgttttaaaacttttttctacaACGATAACAGCAAACACCTTAACAGTTGAAACGTGCGAGAGAACGCAAGCGAAGAAAAGGTACCCAAAGATCCCCTTAGTTGAAAGCTGAGTGTTATAGAAAAGCATCAGACACTGTGAAAATATCAATAAATTGGAAGGGTTTGCATCAATAATTTCTATAGTCGGTGTTTTAGGAGTGTACAGCCAGAAAGTAAATACAAGAGAAGAATCCAAAAATTACAGTGATGTTTCACACTCATGTTCTCCCTCAGGCTAAAATTTTGACAAATTGTCCTGAACttctaaattaataattttttaaagcaaaatgaataaaaataaagtagaagGTGGGCGTTGAATATTAAAAGTTATAGAACTCCTTGCCCCAGGACGTGTGCACACCAGAAGTGTGGATGGGTTCGAGAATGGCTGGACAAATCAATAGAAAAAGAAT
The genomic region above belongs to Calonectris borealis chromosome 3, bCalBor7.hap1.2, whole genome shotgun sequence and contains:
- the SGK1 gene encoding LOW QUALITY PROTEIN: serine/threonine-protein kinase Sgk1 (The sequence of the model RefSeq protein was modified relative to this genomic sequence to represent the inferred CDS: inserted 2 bases in 1 codon); this encodes MSAALDIASIDGSAGAAAGLAALAASLLPPGRPARKGSYLGLQRXGPGAQPQPQRCRAAPGVSAGSEMRGKEEKSSLKAFMKQRRMGLNDFIQKIATNSYACKHPEVQSILKISQPQEPELMNANPSPPPSPSQQINLGPSSNPHAKPSDFHFLKVIGKGSFGKVLLARHKAEEQFYAVKVLQKKAILKKKEEKHIMSERNVLLKNVKHPFLVGLHFSFQTADKLYFVLDYINGGELFYHLQRERCFLEPRARFYAAEIASALGYLHSLNIVYRDLKPENILLDSQGHIVLTDFGLCKENIEHNGTTSTFCGTPEYLAPEVLHKQPYDRTVDWWCLGAVLYEMLYGLPPFYSRNTAEMYDNILNKPLQLKPNITNSARHLLEGLLQKDRTKRLGAKEDFMEIKNHIFFSPINWDDLINKKITPPFNPNVSGPSDLRHFDPEFTDEPVPNSIGQSPDSILITASVKEAAEAFLGFSYAPPVDSFL